In Hymenobacter sublimis, a single genomic region encodes these proteins:
- a CDS encoding PD-(D/E)XK nuclease family protein, producing the protein MTLFERLYRYREKEGKHERENYLTELLAAVLERNPALCLRLCEYAGLSVPANTKFSIRTQVSYVEGQPDIVLESAANGVFLLIECKLEAGEGHEQLKRYQRILVSSSAQHKRIIFLTKYFESPNDTSVSCLRWYQLFSFLAPLPAGDLLTAFTQYLTLHQLHKPMNFLPADLVALEQIQSTIAKMDEVLSPLEWLFREYLGGTGQYTKTRTAKLAEGWYGYWRYIGSSRFSAGFQFAAGEMPWCFIEVESWNCAAEPTATGPNANKVQQALRESWGISAEKLTYLSITKAVTSFTSNEDDGVVAMREWFKTHFEQMNAVLKQHEYFWKGVPEAVIPLEGDPALLQ; encoded by the coding sequence ATGACACTCTTTGAGCGATTATACCGCTACCGCGAAAAGGAGGGCAAGCACGAGCGCGAAAACTACCTTACGGAATTGCTGGCTGCCGTTCTGGAGAGAAACCCCGCCTTATGTCTTCGCCTCTGTGAGTACGCTGGGCTATCGGTCCCGGCCAATACCAAGTTCAGCATCCGGACACAAGTAAGTTATGTTGAAGGGCAGCCTGATATTGTGTTGGAATCTGCTGCCAATGGTGTCTTTCTGCTTATCGAGTGCAAGCTGGAGGCCGGGGAAGGCCACGAGCAGCTAAAGCGCTATCAGCGCATCTTGGTAAGCTCTAGCGCGCAGCACAAACGAATCATTTTCCTTACCAAGTACTTCGAGTCCCCCAATGATACGTCCGTCAGCTGCCTGCGCTGGTATCAGCTATTCAGCTTCCTGGCCCCCCTTCCCGCCGGTGACTTGCTAACCGCATTTACCCAGTACCTTACCCTTCATCAGCTACACAAGCCCATGAATTTCCTGCCCGCCGACCTCGTTGCCCTGGAGCAAATCCAGTCCACTATTGCCAAAATGGACGAGGTGCTGAGCCCACTGGAATGGCTGTTTCGTGAGTACCTGGGTGGGACCGGACAATATACCAAAACCCGCACTGCTAAGCTGGCAGAAGGGTGGTATGGCTATTGGCGCTACATCGGCTCCTCCCGGTTTAGTGCCGGCTTCCAGTTTGCTGCCGGCGAAATGCCGTGGTGTTTTATTGAGGTAGAAAGCTGGAACTGCGCCGCTGAGCCTACCGCCACCGGCCCCAATGCCAACAAGGTTCAGCAAGCCCTACGCGAAAGCTGGGGCATATCGGCTGAAAAGCTTACCTACCTATCGATAACCAAAGCCGTAACTTCCTTTACCTCCAACGAAGATGATGGGGTAGTTGCCATGCGGGAATGGTTCAAGACCCACTTCGAGCAAATGAATGCCGTATTGAAACAGCATGAATACTTCTGGAAAGGCGTACCCGAAGCAGTAATACCACTGGAGGGTGATCCAGCGCTTCTGCAATAA